In one Lolium rigidum isolate FL_2022 chromosome 3, APGP_CSIRO_Lrig_0.1, whole genome shotgun sequence genomic region, the following are encoded:
- the LOC124698563 gene encoding SPX domain-containing protein 5-like: MKFGKRLKKQIEESLPEWRGQFLSYKELKRRVNAVPSPSLAAAATAEAEFLALLDAEVDKFNAFFLEQEEEFIIRQRELQERIEWAAAAKAAAPEVEHAAEIARLRREVVDFHGEMVLLLNYSSINYTGLAKILKKYDKRTGGVLRLPVIANVLQQPFFTTELISKLVKDCEAMMEAVFPLPPQQLVERKTLAVAEQSIFRNTVAALLTMQEVRSGSSTYGHFSMPPMSPMADSDWLLQSFQPPSPLIPT; this comes from the exons ATGAAGTTCGGTAAGCGGCTGAAGAAGCAGATCGAGGAGAGCCTGCCGGAGTGGCGCGGCCAGTTCCTAAGCTACAAGGAGCTCAAGCGCCGCGTCAACGCcgtcccctctccgtctctcgctGCCGCTGCCACCGCCGAGGCCGAGTTCCTCGCCCTCCTCGACGCCGAGGTCGATAAGTTCAACGCCTTCTTCCtcgagcaggaggaggagttcATCATCAGGCAGAGG GAACTGCAGGAGAGGATCGAGTGGGCGGCCgctgcgaaggcggcggcgccggaggtcGAGCACGCGGCTGAGATCGCCCGCCTGCGGAGGGAGGTGGTCGACTTCCACGGCGAGATGGTGCTGCTCCTCAACTACAGCAGCATCAACTACACGGGCCTGGCCAAGATCCTCAAGAAGTACGACAAGCGCACCGGCGGCGTGCTCCGGCTGCCAGTCATCGCCAACGTGCTGCAGCAGCCCTTCTTCACCACGGAGCTCATTTCCAAGCTCGTCAAGGACTGCGAGGCCATGATGGAGGCCGTCTTCCCGCTCCCGCCGCAGCAGCTGGTGGAGCGTAAGACTCTCGCCGTCGCAGAGCAGAGCATCTTCCGCAACACCGTTGCCGCGCTCCTCACCATGCAGGAGGTGCGCAGCGGCAGCTCCACCTACGGCCACTTCTCCATGCCGCCCATGTCCCCAATGGCGGATTCCGACTGGCTGCTCCAGTCCTTCCAGCCGCCCTCGCCATTGATCCCCACGTAG